From Vidua chalybeata isolate OUT-0048 chromosome 25, bVidCha1 merged haplotype, whole genome shotgun sequence, one genomic window encodes:
- the LOC128799986 gene encoding endogenous retrovirus group 3 member 1 Env polyprotein-like produces the protein MREMAPTGLLEKLMVILLIYGTLSKGENPCTKCYHPIYDGEDLRSLFRVHTNINPSCFNHSQLITCQEDGKVYWTTRNTASYRQRLLGECPIGEAWFCFENEGLKDIVKEKQLMWKKDDPDIPLGKNLFIDLVERISKELNLTSCWICGSTQMTEIWPWEGIGLSPLEILRWKQTKPKYELLASRGREKWDLKSKIIGEECILRIGKRYNTPVGKMACKRYLLIKNLEAKWVPREPLTYWAIGKTEKGCIYHEGYNLHKCTEKGVNPFWGIREVSKFWEFPTEVRDGFWQVPEYLFWICGDTAYTRLPGDWARSCTIGVIKPAFFLLPKKSGAHLGVPVYDDLRKEERKKRDLIDMGGTQTWKSKVCTPDEIIRTYGPATWAQDGSWGYRTPIYMLNRIIRLQAVLEKVSNRTALVFEHISDQLSQTRTVIYQIRLAVDYLLADEGGICGKFNSSKCCLEIDDKSEVIKNISKEIRKLAYVGNQEWTPLIDSDWWDEFWSFKGKWWKKAAFITICAITGLLFLPCLFPCLVRILTSTVQASIQLPEAANKKQTRIMVMESQDQKHADAKEIYNQYKRLRKFYFQEPETAN, from the coding sequence ATGAGGGAAATGGCCCCTACCGGACTCTTGGAGAAATTGATGGTGATACTACTAATATATGGTACTCTCAGCAAAGGAGAGAACCCCTGCACTAAGTGCTATCACCCCATATATGATGGGGAAGACCTGAGGTCCCTATTCAGAGTCCACACTAACATTAACCCAAGCTGTTTTAATCACTCTCAGTTAATTACCTGTCAAGAGGACGGGAAAGTTTATTGGACCACAAGAAATACGGCCTCTTATAGGCAGCGCCTACTTGGGGAGTGCCCAATAGGAGaagcttggttttgttttgaaaacgAAGGATTAAAAGACATAGTTAAGGAAAAACAATTGATGTGGAAAAAGGATGATCCTGATATCCCCTTAGGAAAAAATTTGTTCATCGATTTGGTTGAAAGGATAAGCAAAGAACTAAATTTGACTAGTTGCTGGATTTGTGGAAGTACCCAAATGACAGAAATTTGGCCTTGGGAGGGGATTGGTTTAAGCCCACTAGAAATTCTGAGGTGgaaacagacaaaaccaaaatatgaaCTATTGGCATCtagggggagggaaaaatgggatttaaaatcaaaaataataGGGGAAGAGTGCATTCTAAGAATAGGGAAAAGGTACAACACCCCTGTAGGGAAGATGGCATGTAAAAgatatttattaataaagaatTTGGAGGCCAAATGGGTCCCGAGGGAGCCCCTTACATACTGGGCCATcgggaaaacagaaaagggatGCATATATCATGAAGGATATAACCTTcataaatgcacagaaaaaggaGTAAACCCCTTTTGGGGAATCAGAGAAGTATCAAAGTTTTGGGAATTCCCAACCGAAGTGAGAGATGGATTCTGGCAGGTCCCAGAgtatttattttggatttgtggGGATACTGCATATACAAGACTCCCGGGAGACTGGGCACGGAGTTGCACCATAGGGGTCATTAAACCAGCCTTTTTCCTACTACCCAAGAAGTCAGGAGCACATTTAGGAGTCCCGGTATATGATGAcctgagaaaggaagagagaaagaaaagggactTAATTGACATGGGAGGTACACAGACATGGAAAAGCAAAGTATGTACTCCAGATGAAATCATTCGAACCTACGGCCCGGCCACTTGGGCTCAAGACGGATCCTGGGGCTACCGGACTCCTATTTATATGTTGAATAGAATAATCAGACTCCAAGCAGTGCTTGAAAAAGTATCCAATCGCACAGCACTAGTATTTGAGCACATAAGTGACCAATTGTCCCAAACCAGAACAGTAATCTATCAAATTAGATTGGCAGTAGATTACTTATTAGCTGATGAAGGAGGAATATGTGGAAAATTCAATTCCTCCAAATGCTGCTTGGAGATTGATGACAAAAGTGAGGtgattaaaaacatttctaaagaaATCCGAAAATTGGCCTATGTGGGGAATCAAGAATGGACTCCCTTAATAGACAGTGACTGGTGGGATGAATTTTGGTCTTTCAAAGGGAAATGGTGGAAAAAGGCTGCGTTTATTACTATTTGTGCAATAACTGGACTGTTATTTTTACCCTGCTTATTTCCCTGTCTAGTCCGAATCCTGACCTCAACTGTGCAAGCTAGCATCCAACTTCCCGAGGCAGctaacaaaaagcaaacaaggatCATGGTGATGGAAAGCCAAGACCAGAAACACGCAGATGCCAAAGAAATATATAACCAATACAAAAGACTtaggaaattttatttccaagaacCAGAGACTGCAAATTGA